The Daucus carota subsp. sativus chromosome 9, DH1 v3.0, whole genome shotgun sequence genome window below encodes:
- the LOC108203080 gene encoding uncharacterized protein LOC108203080 isoform X1 has protein sequence MLMQIDGLVKRVTTLGRSVYSNFSFENEVDALWKAGVREKNEEVAARGKKFLDWFRLQSLAFEIVQLAGPTNIIILVPVPFVLLNLQIENEVDALWKAGVREKNEEVAARGKKFLDWFRLQSLAFEIVQLAGPTNIIILVPVPFVLLNLQGSISMSKTLHKTTFCFVRTHLASGQKEGDEVKRNMDVMEILKKTRSPRLRGVPGQPMPLIAFWIMNYTTPKS, from the exons ATGTTGATGCAAATTGATGGCTTAGTAAAAAGGGTTACAACTCTTGGACGATCTGTATACAGTAATTTCAGCTTTG AAAATGAAGTTGATGCTTTGTGGAAAGCTGGTGTTAGAGAGAAGAATGAAGAGGTTGCTGCTAGAGGAAAGAAATTTTTGGACTG GTTCAGACTGCAGTCACTAGCCTTCGAGATAGTGCAGCTAGCAGGAccaacaaatataataattctTGTTCCCGTGCCTTTTGTGCTTTTGAATCTACAG ATAGAAAATGAAGTTGATGCTTTGTGGAAAGCTGGTGTTAGAGAGAAGAATGAAGAGGTTGCTGCTAGAGGAAAGAAATTTTTGGACTG GTTCAGACTGCAGTCACTAGCCTTCGAGATAGTGCAGCTAGCAGGAccaacaaatataataattctTGTTCCCGTGCCTTTTGTGCTTTTGAATCTACAG GGATCCATTTCAATGAGTAAGACATTGCACAAGACAACATTTTGTTTCGTTCGCACTCACTTGGCCTCTGGACAAAAAGAGGGAGACGAGGTGAAAAGAAATATGGATGTCATGGAGATATTAAAGAAAACCAGATCTCCTCGTTTACGTGGAGTTCCTGGACAACCAATGCCTCTTATAGCATTTTGGATTATGA ATTATACAACTCCAAAAAGCTGA
- the LOC108203080 gene encoding uncharacterized protein LOC108203080 isoform X2 codes for MLMQIDGLVKRVTTLGRSVYSNFSFENEVDALWKAGVREKNEEVAARGKKFLDWFRLQSLAFEIVQLAGPTNIIILVPVPFVLLNLQIENEVDALWKAGVREKNEEVAARGKKFLDWFRLQSLAFEIVQLAGPTNIIILVPVPFVLLNLQTLHKTTFCFVRTHLASGQKEGDEVKRNMDVMEILKKTRSPRLRGVPGQPMPLIAFWIMNYTTPKS; via the exons ATGTTGATGCAAATTGATGGCTTAGTAAAAAGGGTTACAACTCTTGGACGATCTGTATACAGTAATTTCAGCTTTG AAAATGAAGTTGATGCTTTGTGGAAAGCTGGTGTTAGAGAGAAGAATGAAGAGGTTGCTGCTAGAGGAAAGAAATTTTTGGACTG GTTCAGACTGCAGTCACTAGCCTTCGAGATAGTGCAGCTAGCAGGAccaacaaatataataattctTGTTCCCGTGCCTTTTGTGCTTTTGAATCTACAG ATAGAAAATGAAGTTGATGCTTTGTGGAAAGCTGGTGTTAGAGAGAAGAATGAAGAGGTTGCTGCTAGAGGAAAGAAATTTTTGGACTG GTTCAGACTGCAGTCACTAGCCTTCGAGATAGTGCAGCTAGCAGGAccaacaaatataataattctTGTTCCCGTGCCTTTTGTGCTTTTGAATCTACAG ACATTGCACAAGACAACATTTTGTTTCGTTCGCACTCACTTGGCCTCTGGACAAAAAGAGGGAGACGAGGTGAAAAGAAATATGGATGTCATGGAGATATTAAAGAAAACCAGATCTCCTCGTTTACGTGGAGTTCCTGGACAACCAATGCCTCTTATAGCATTTTGGATTATGA ATTATACAACTCCAAAAAGCTGA